The following proteins are co-located in the Castanea sativa cultivar Marrone di Chiusa Pesio chromosome 8, ASM4071231v1 genome:
- the LOC142607240 gene encoding CBL-interacting serine/threonine-protein kinase 3 isoform X1: MSQPKVKRRVGKYEVGRTIGEGTFAKVKFARNSETGEPVALKILDKEKVLKHKMAEQIRREIATMKLIKHPNVVRLYEVMGSKTKIFIVMEFVTGGELFDKIVNHGRMREDEARRYFQQLINAVDYCHSRGVYHRDLKPENLLLDTYGNLKVSDFGLSALSQQVRDDGLLHTTCGTPNYVAPEVLNDRGYDGATADLWSCGVILFVLLAGYLPFDDPNLMTLYKKVSLLSILYHHPPIVFHLLYVTHFLYVQISAAEFNCPPWLSFSAMKLITRILDPNPMTRITVSEILEDQWFKKDYKPPVFEEKEDTNLDDVEAVFKDSEEHHVMEKREEQPVAMNAFELISMSKGLNLSNLFDIEQAFKRETRFTSKCPANEIISKIEEAAKPLGFDVHKKNYKMRLENVKAGRKGNLNVATEIFQVAPSLHMVEVRKAKGDTLEFHKFYKNLSTCLEDVVWKTEEDMQEMK; this comes from the exons ATGAGTCAACCAAAAGTGAAGAGGAGGGTAGGCAAATATGAGGTTGGAAGAACAATTGGTGAGGGGACATTTGCCAAAGTGAAATTTGCCAGAAATTCTGAGACTGGAGAACCTGTGGCTCTTAAGATCCTTGACAAAGAAAAGGTTCTCAAACACAAGATGGCTGAACAG ATCAGGCGGGAAATAGCAACAATGAAGTTAATCAAGCATCCCAATGTCGTTCGATTATACGag GTGATGGGGAGCAAGACAAAGATATTCATTGTTATGGAGTTTGTTACTGGTGGAGAACTCTTTGATAAGATT GTAAACCATGGACGAATGAGAGAGGATGAGGCCCGCAGATATTTTCAGCAGCTTATTAATGCAGTTGATTATTGCCATAGCAGGGGTGTTTATCACAGAGACCTCAAG CCAGAAAATTTGCTGTTGGATACTTATGGAAACCTCAAAGTTTCTGATTTCGGGTTGAGTGCACTGTCCCAACAAGTCAGG GATGATGGCCTACTTCACACTACCTGTGGAACACCAAATTACGTTGCTCCTGAG GTCCTCAATGATAGAGGCTATGATGGGGCAACTGCGGACTTGTGGTCGTGTGGAGTGATACTCTTTGTACTGCTTGCAGGTTACTTGCCTTTTGATGATCCTAATCTTATGACCCTGTATAAAAAAGTGAGCCTTTTATCAATTCTTTATCACCATCCTCCTATTGTTTTCCATCTTCTATATGTTACCCACTTTCTCTATGTGCAGATTTCAGCTGCTGAATTTAATTGCCCTCCTTGGCTGTCATTCAGTGCAATGAAATTGATAACTCGAATCCTGGATCCCAATCCTATGACT CGTATTACCGTATCTGAAATATTGGAAGACCAATGGTTTAAGAAAGACTATAAGCCTCCTGTGTTTGAAGAAAAGGAGGATACAAATTTGGATGATGTGGAAGCTGTCTTTAAAGACTCAGAA GAGCACCATGTGATGGAGAAGAGGGAAGAGCAACCAGTAGCTATGAACGCATTTGAGTTAATTTCAATGTCAAAAGGGCTAAACCTTTCAAATTTGTTTGATATAGAACAG GCATTTAAGAGAGAAACAAGGTTCACATCCAAATGCCCTGCCAATGAGATCATCAGTAAGATTGAAGAAGCCGCAAAACCTCTTGGTTTTGATGTACACAAGAAGAACTACAAG ATGAGGCTTGAAAATGTGAAAGCTGGAAGAAAGGGAAACCTTAATGTTGCCACAGAG ATATTTCAAGTGGCACCTTCTCTTCATATGGTTGAGGTGCGGAAAGCAAAAGGGGACACCTTGGAGTTTCATAAG TTTTATAAAAACCTCTCAACCTGCCTGGAGGATGTTGTTTGGAAAACTGAGGAAGACATGCAAGAAATGAAATAA
- the LOC142607240 gene encoding CBL-interacting serine/threonine-protein kinase 3 isoform X2 — MSQPKVKRRVGKYEVGRTIGEGTFAKVKFARNSETGEPVALKILDKEKVLKHKMAEQIRREIATMKLIKHPNVVRLYEVMGSKTKIFIVMEFVTGGELFDKIVNHGRMREDEARRYFQQLINAVDYCHSRGVYHRDLKPENLLLDTYGNLKVSDFGLSALSQQVRDDGLLHTTCGTPNYVAPEVLNDRGYDGATADLWSCGVILFVLLAGYLPFDDPNLMTLYKKISAAEFNCPPWLSFSAMKLITRILDPNPMTRITVSEILEDQWFKKDYKPPVFEEKEDTNLDDVEAVFKDSEEHHVMEKREEQPVAMNAFELISMSKGLNLSNLFDIEQAFKRETRFTSKCPANEIISKIEEAAKPLGFDVHKKNYKMRLENVKAGRKGNLNVATEIFQVAPSLHMVEVRKAKGDTLEFHKFYKNLSTCLEDVVWKTEEDMQEMK; from the exons ATGAGTCAACCAAAAGTGAAGAGGAGGGTAGGCAAATATGAGGTTGGAAGAACAATTGGTGAGGGGACATTTGCCAAAGTGAAATTTGCCAGAAATTCTGAGACTGGAGAACCTGTGGCTCTTAAGATCCTTGACAAAGAAAAGGTTCTCAAACACAAGATGGCTGAACAG ATCAGGCGGGAAATAGCAACAATGAAGTTAATCAAGCATCCCAATGTCGTTCGATTATACGag GTGATGGGGAGCAAGACAAAGATATTCATTGTTATGGAGTTTGTTACTGGTGGAGAACTCTTTGATAAGATT GTAAACCATGGACGAATGAGAGAGGATGAGGCCCGCAGATATTTTCAGCAGCTTATTAATGCAGTTGATTATTGCCATAGCAGGGGTGTTTATCACAGAGACCTCAAG CCAGAAAATTTGCTGTTGGATACTTATGGAAACCTCAAAGTTTCTGATTTCGGGTTGAGTGCACTGTCCCAACAAGTCAGG GATGATGGCCTACTTCACACTACCTGTGGAACACCAAATTACGTTGCTCCTGAG GTCCTCAATGATAGAGGCTATGATGGGGCAACTGCGGACTTGTGGTCGTGTGGAGTGATACTCTTTGTACTGCTTGCAGGTTACTTGCCTTTTGATGATCCTAATCTTATGACCCTGTATAAAAAA ATTTCAGCTGCTGAATTTAATTGCCCTCCTTGGCTGTCATTCAGTGCAATGAAATTGATAACTCGAATCCTGGATCCCAATCCTATGACT CGTATTACCGTATCTGAAATATTGGAAGACCAATGGTTTAAGAAAGACTATAAGCCTCCTGTGTTTGAAGAAAAGGAGGATACAAATTTGGATGATGTGGAAGCTGTCTTTAAAGACTCAGAA GAGCACCATGTGATGGAGAAGAGGGAAGAGCAACCAGTAGCTATGAACGCATTTGAGTTAATTTCAATGTCAAAAGGGCTAAACCTTTCAAATTTGTTTGATATAGAACAG GCATTTAAGAGAGAAACAAGGTTCACATCCAAATGCCCTGCCAATGAGATCATCAGTAAGATTGAAGAAGCCGCAAAACCTCTTGGTTTTGATGTACACAAGAAGAACTACAAG ATGAGGCTTGAAAATGTGAAAGCTGGAAGAAAGGGAAACCTTAATGTTGCCACAGAG ATATTTCAAGTGGCACCTTCTCTTCATATGGTTGAGGTGCGGAAAGCAAAAGGGGACACCTTGGAGTTTCATAAG TTTTATAAAAACCTCTCAACCTGCCTGGAGGATGTTGTTTGGAAAACTGAGGAAGACATGCAAGAAATGAAATAA
- the LOC142608028 gene encoding putative serine/threonine-protein kinase PBL18, giving the protein MMGNCFRKPVKCAHASSTNFPGSTITKPPCKTMEESTSSTEQTSFRSLNTSSITSKSDTSLSNNVKSFNFNDLKNATKNFRPESLIGEGGFGCVFKGWIDANTLAPTRPGSGMVVAVKKLKPESFQGHKEWLAEVNYLGQLHHENLVKLIGYCSESENRLLVYEFMPKGSLENHLFRKGVQPIAWPTRMNIAISVARGLSFLHSLDANVIYRDLKASNILLDSDFNAKLSDFGLARDGPTGDNTHVSTRVVGTRGYAAPEYVATGHLTPKSDVYSFGVVLLELLSGKRAMDDDRPGSAEETLVDWAKPFLSDSRRVLRIMDTRLGGQYSKKGVQAAAALALKCLHTDPKNRPPMVDVLASLERLQTSSHSPRTPQTSSRCPRTPQGTPDHHRDHHRDRVKLKPLSHSR; this is encoded by the exons ATGATGGGAAACTGCTTCAGAAAACCTGTCAAGTGTGCTCATGCTTCTTCTACCAATTTTCCTG GAAGTACAATTACAAAGCCTCCATGTAAGACAATGGAGGAATCGACCAGTTCTACTGAGCAAACATCTTTTCGTTCTTTGAACACATCTTCTATAACATCCAAGTCTGATACATCTCTTTCCAACAATGTCAAATCCTTTAACTTCAATGATCTCAAGAATGCCACTAAGAATTTCCGCCCAGAGAGTTTAATCGGAGAGGGAGGGTTTGGGTGTGTCTTCAAAGGATGGATTGATGCAAACACATTAGCTCCCACTAGACCAGGAAGTGGAATGGTGGTGGCAGTAAAGAAACTGAAGCCAGAAAGCTTTCAGGGCCACAAGGAATGGCTT GCAGAAGTTAATTATCTAGGCCAGCTTCACCATGAAAATCTCGTTAAACTCATTGGTTATTGTTCAGAGTCTGAGAACAGACTCCTTGTCTATGAGTTTATGCCAAAAGGAAGCTTGGAGAATCATTTATTTAGAA AAGGTGTTCAACCTATCGCTTGGCCTACACGAATGAATATTGCAATTAGTGTTGCACGAGGACTATCCTTCTTGCATAGCTTAGACGCCAATGTAATCTACCGTGATTTAAAGGCTTCTAACATTCTACTTGATTCG GATTTCAATGCAAAGCTTTCAGATTTTGGCTTAGCAAGGGATGGCCCAACTGGAGATAATACTCATGTTTCAACCCGAGTAGTGGGAACTCGGGGTTATGCTGCCCCAGAATATGTAGCTACAG GTCACCTGACCCCAAAGAGTGATGTGTATAGCTTTGGCGTCGTCTTATTAGAGTTGCTATCAGGAAAACGGGCTATGGATGATGATAGACCTGGGTCTGCTGAGGAAACCCTGGTGGACTGGGCGAAGCCATTTTTGAGCGATAGCAGACGAGTTTTGAGGATTATGGATACAAGGTTGGGGGGCCAGTACTCGAAAAAAGGAGTCCAAGCTGCAGCTGCACTTGCATTGAAATGCCTTCACACAGATCCCAAAAATAGGCCTCCCATGGTTGATGTGCTAGCCTCGTTGGAACGACTCCAAACATCATCACATTCCCCAAGGACCCCCCAAACATCATCACGTTGCCCAAGGACCCCCCAAGGTACGCCAGACCATCACAGGGACCATCACAGGGACAGGGTCAAGCTCAAGCCATTGAGCCACTCCCGCTAG